A genomic stretch from Pelotomaculum schinkii includes:
- a CDS encoding glycosyltransferase has translation MKYIWDEENNLFRRAHVEAFAYSDGADVEQRLFQIIHNANDRSTFSSELIEGITDWPSEYHLSRTRHCLIRPLGMKPGEKVLELGCGCGAITRYLGEIGVEVVAVEGSISRARIAAERCRDLSNVRIFVDDLLRFETDERFDWILLVGVLEYAPVFTDEKEPAQYYLRTITHFLATEGKLVIAIENKLGLKYFNNCSEDHLGVPFVGVQDLYRSKTPRTFGRKELIQQLSDAGFPNCYFYYPFPDYKLPSVILSDDALKDPQFDEVDLIIRSHARDYSGSQYRLFDEALVFSTLSANQLFAEFSNSFLVVATLPNTVPYKSDKLAMTFAVNRIPEFSNITNFYWFDNIIHVEKEPVIPDLQRIRQSQDGFNISNIPSKAIYCHGRQLLWRLLAVRANKGNLDQVVAELRPWIIYLLQFAATDCSYEPSMVGAGERQYLRNWFIPGAYLDCITFNLIEASHGLVFIDNEWQADRNIPLGWVITRGVLHSLTIGLAPGNTIKSVADVVQGLCKSVQMFTTEAEITGWIDMEANFLSLVHGQALSDISISIYNSVSGFICLNQAVTERDIQIISLNQAVAGRDAQIISLNKDVAECNAKIINLNQAVAGRDTEIINLNQAVAGRDTQIVSLNQVIAERDAQIVSLNQAIAEYNSQITSLNQAVAEHERHIVAIYSTKSWRLTRPLRALRSVTDWLHRGKLPQCFFRNIFIAIRGEIRRYSLRGFTARVPYYLRNYRKYFALIASQPPVACGDLFSAWPQLPCDISLPPELAGVSEHINASVSIIIPTLNAGAEFGLLLRKLNMQRGIHEIEIVIVDSGSNDGTVELARANGCTVVEIAPEDFTHSYARNIGADSARSDYLLFMVQDAYPIGDYWVYGMLRYLLDHAEDKLVAVSCSEYSRSDSDMMYDSMINTHYRFLGCLEYDRIGEYINNDHMSLRANGQLSDVSCLISSKIFYGYRYRGDYAEDLDLGIRLIKDGYRVAMLASVKVIHSHNRPPYYYLKRSFVDVVFLVGMFDDFVYPCIESTSGLIAGIVSTAAHLSSWLVGFDESGSNRVLHEELGELIREWRHSFIEMHLDKRSHLGDKQLDNYIDSLAERYLVPDKLNKEAINESRRFLDNFLARLEHFNAFAEGVYGAQDFILRRMLREAVVKTFAATAGSLLGFMYMDFNQVIGVERDMAETIKSELKRGI, from the coding sequence TTGAGGGGATTACGGATTGGCCTTCGGAATACCACCTTAGTCGCACGCGCCACTGTCTGATCCGGCCGCTTGGAATGAAGCCGGGCGAAAAAGTTCTAGAATTGGGTTGTGGCTGTGGAGCGATTACAAGATATCTGGGTGAAATCGGCGTAGAAGTTGTTGCAGTTGAAGGTAGTATATCACGTGCACGTATTGCAGCAGAACGATGCCGTGACCTTTCAAACGTTAGAATATTTGTGGATGATTTGCTCCGTTTTGAAACGGATGAGCGTTTTGATTGGATATTATTAGTTGGTGTTCTTGAATATGCACCTGTTTTTACGGATGAGAAAGAACCAGCGCAATATTATCTACGCACCATTACACATTTCTTGGCCACTGAAGGTAAACTTGTAATTGCGATTGAGAATAAGCTTGGTTTGAAATATTTCAATAATTGTAGTGAAGACCATCTGGGAGTCCCATTTGTAGGTGTACAGGATCTATATCGCTCTAAGACGCCGCGTACCTTCGGGCGAAAAGAGTTGATTCAACAGCTTTCAGATGCCGGTTTTCCTAACTGTTACTTTTATTACCCTTTCCCAGATTACAAATTGCCGTCTGTTATTCTGTCTGATGATGCACTAAAGGATCCGCAATTCGATGAAGTAGACTTGATTATCAGATCACATGCTCGAGATTATTCAGGATCGCAGTATCGTTTATTTGATGAAGCTCTTGTATTCTCTACACTTAGTGCTAACCAACTATTTGCCGAGTTTTCCAACTCATTTCTGGTGGTAGCGACTCTTCCGAATACGGTTCCTTATAAGTCTGATAAGTTAGCGATGACCTTTGCCGTTAATCGTATTCCGGAATTTTCAAATATAACGAACTTTTATTGGTTCGATAATATCATCCACGTAGAAAAAGAACCAGTTATTCCTGACTTGCAACGGATCCGCCAATCGCAAGACGGGTTTAATATCTCAAACATACCTAGTAAGGCTATATATTGTCATGGTCGACAACTGCTTTGGCGTTTACTGGCTGTCCGTGCAAACAAAGGTAACCTTGACCAGGTCGTAGCTGAATTGCGTCCGTGGATCATCTACTTGTTACAATTTGCAGCAACTGATTGTTCATACGAGCCATCTATGGTCGGTGCAGGTGAAAGGCAATATTTGAGAAATTGGTTTATTCCAGGAGCTTATTTAGACTGCATAACTTTTAATTTAATCGAAGCTAGTCATGGTCTTGTATTTATCGATAATGAATGGCAGGCAGATCGTAATATTCCTCTTGGATGGGTTATTACACGAGGGGTCCTGCATTCTCTAACAATTGGACTTGCACCAGGAAATACCATTAAAAGTGTCGCTGATGTAGTGCAGGGACTTTGTAAATCTGTACAAATGTTTACTACAGAAGCCGAAATTACCGGTTGGATTGATATGGAGGCAAATTTTCTATCGCTAGTACACGGTCAAGCATTATCTGATATATCAATTTCAATATACAATTCAGTTTCTGGTTTTATTTGTCTCAACCAGGCCGTTACTGAGCGCGATATACAGATTATCAGCCTAAATCAGGCCGTTGCCGGGCGTGATGCACAGATTATCAGCTTAAACAAGGATGTTGCCGAGTGTAATGCAAAGATCATCAACCTAAACCAGGCTGTTGCCGGGCGTGATACAGAGATCATCAACCTAAACCAGGCCGTTGCCGGGCGTGACACACAGATCGTAAGCTTAAACCAGGTAATAGCTGAACGCGACGCCCAGATCGTTAGCCTTAATCAGGCAATTGCCGAGTACAATTCACAGATAACGAGTCTAAACCAGGCCGTGGCTGAGCATGAAAGGCATATTGTTGCCATATATAGTACAAAATCCTGGCGCCTGACGCGACCACTTCGTGCTTTGCGGAGTGTGACGGATTGGCTGCACCGGGGGAAATTGCCGCAATGTTTTTTTCGAAACATTTTTATTGCAATAAGAGGAGAAATTAGACGCTATAGCCTAAGAGGGTTTACAGCACGGGTACCTTACTACTTACGAAACTACCGCAAATACTTTGCCTTAATCGCTAGCCAGCCACCTGTAGCCTGTGGTGATTTGTTTAGTGCGTGGCCGCAGTTACCATGCGACATTAGTTTGCCCCCGGAACTAGCTGGGGTTAGTGAACATATAAATGCTAGCGTTTCGATTATAATCCCAACACTCAATGCAGGAGCTGAATTCGGTTTATTACTTCGTAAGCTTAATATGCAGCGTGGTATCCACGAGATCGAGATCGTAATTGTCGATTCCGGTTCAAACGATGGAACTGTTGAACTCGCCCGCGCTAATGGATGTACTGTAGTTGAAATTGCACCCGAAGATTTTACGCACAGTTATGCCCGTAATATTGGTGCAGACTCAGCTCGTAGCGATTATCTTCTCTTTATGGTACAGGATGCTTATCCGATCGGAGACTACTGGGTGTATGGTATGCTGCGCTACTTGCTGGACCATGCTGAAGATAAATTAGTTGCAGTGTCATGTTCTGAGTATAGCCGCAGCGACAGTGACATGATGTATGACTCGATGATTAACACTCACTACCGCTTCCTCGGGTGTCTCGAATATGATCGCATAGGTGAATATATCAATAATGACCACATGTCTCTGCGCGCTAATGGTCAGTTAAGTGACGTATCCTGTTTAATATCAAGTAAAATCTTTTACGGCTACCGCTATCGCGGGGATTATGCCGAAGATCTTGATCTCGGTATCCGTCTGATCAAAGATGGCTATCGAGTTGCTATGTTGGCATCAGTCAAGGTTATCCACTCGCACAACCGCCCACCGTACTACTACCTAAAGCGTTCTTTCGTTGATGTAGTATTCCTCGTGGGAATGTTTGATGACTTTGTTTACCCATGCATAGAATCTACATCTGGGCTAATTGCTGGAATTGTCTCGACTGCGGCCCACCTTTCTAGTTGGTTAGTGGGCTTCGATGAGTCTGGCTCTAATCGTGTTTTGCATGAGGAGTTGGGTGAGTTGATCCGCGAGTGGCGGCACAGTTTTATTGAAATGCATCTTGATAAACGCTCACATTTGGGCGATAAACAATTGGATAATTATATTGACAGCCTGGCCGAACGTTATTTAGTACCTGATAAACTTAACAAAGAAGCGATAAATGAGTCACGGCGTTTCCTTGACAATTTTCTAGCTCGCCTTGAACATTTCAATGCTTTTGCAGAGGGTGTTTACGGTGCCCAGGATTTCATTCTGCGTCGTATGTTGCGTGAAGCGGTGGTCAAAACTTTTGCGGCTACAGCCGGTTCATTGCTAGGGTTCATGTACATGGATTTTAACCAAGTAATAGGGGTTGAGCGAGATATGGCTGAGACGATTAAAAGCGAACTCAAGAGAGGTATCTAA
- a CDS encoding glycosyltransferase: MRILFILHQFYPEFSGGTEHVALNLANCAQRAGHYVRVLASTVDPVACGGRQSVGFDGAFEIVYHGVPVMLLPHEILPKTTDYSFEPDLDLAERLVAWMRLERFDVAHVLHPMRMGTALLAVQRCGLPYIITLTDFFSACFRINLINVLNEPCPGPNGGVRCAKDCLVAPWTPDSLIGRQRQALSLLTAAGARICPSNYVAECYRSFFPELDFIVIPHGIELMTHTVNTLPSASAEVDDINLTFGFIGSIIPQKGLDTLLRAFASVQCNRLKLRVVGGFYGEPSYQSEVLKLAEADSRVELLGHVTQQKVFEFIREIDVLCLPSRVPETFSMVLHEAIALGVPALVSNLGAPAEHIAKHGDGCILPVDDVAAWSGVITELAENPEVLLAWRSKLPMILRIEEEAFFYESLYRLLLQPN, translated from the coding sequence ATGCGCATCCTATTTATATTACATCAATTTTATCCCGAATTTTCAGGTGGAACCGAACATGTCGCGCTTAACTTGGCGAACTGCGCTCAACGGGCAGGTCATTACGTGCGGGTGCTAGCCAGTACAGTCGATCCCGTTGCCTGTGGCGGTCGACAAAGTGTTGGATTTGATGGGGCGTTTGAAATTGTCTATCATGGTGTGCCTGTCATGCTCCTACCACACGAAATTTTACCAAAGACAACGGATTACAGCTTTGAGCCAGATCTGGATTTGGCAGAACGTCTCGTTGCCTGGATGCGGCTTGAACGCTTTGACGTTGCACATGTGTTACACCCAATGCGTATGGGCACGGCTTTGCTAGCAGTGCAGCGTTGTGGTTTACCATACATCATAACACTGACCGATTTTTTTTCAGCCTGCTTCCGGATTAACCTTATTAACGTACTTAATGAACCTTGCCCAGGGCCAAATGGGGGTGTACGCTGTGCGAAGGATTGTCTTGTTGCACCCTGGACACCGGATAGTTTAATAGGCCGCCAGAGACAGGCATTGAGCCTGCTTACTGCTGCGGGTGCGCGTATTTGCCCATCCAATTATGTTGCTGAATGCTACCGCAGTTTTTTCCCGGAATTAGATTTTATTGTCATTCCGCATGGTATTGAACTAATGACGCATACGGTCAATACTTTACCATCTGCCAGTGCTGAGGTTGACGATATCAATTTGACGTTTGGCTTTATTGGCTCGATAATTCCGCAAAAGGGGCTAGATACACTCCTGCGTGCTTTTGCAAGTGTGCAATGTAACCGTTTGAAGCTGCGTGTGGTTGGAGGCTTTTACGGTGAGCCTTCATATCAAAGTGAAGTGTTGAAACTTGCAGAAGCTGACTCTCGCGTAGAGTTGTTGGGACATGTAACACAACAGAAGGTATTTGAGTTTATCCGGGAGATAGACGTGTTGTGCTTGCCCTCGCGTGTACCGGAAACCTTTTCTATGGTGCTGCATGAGGCTATTGCTCTTGGTGTGCCAGCTCTCGTATCCAACCTCGGTGCACCCGCCGAACACATTGCCAAACACGGTGACGGTTGTATCTTACCTGTCGATGATGTTGCTGCTTGGAGTGGAGTAATCACCGAATTAGCAGAAAATCCCGAGG